A part of Tardiphaga sp. vice304 genomic DNA contains:
- a CDS encoding site-specific integrase has translation MPAADLPKFLRELQTYGGKLQTKLALKLVTLTFLRTTELRAGKWDELEDLNGISPQWRIPADRMKMRLEHIVPLSTQAVQLLKELRVLAGKSDHIFPSAGKERCMSSNTMLYALYRMGYHGRATTHGFRGVASTILNESNLFNRDWIERQLAHVERNEVRRAYNAAEWLPDRRKMMQWWSDYLSQLQPTTC, from the coding sequence ATGCCAGCTGCCGACCTTCCGAAATTCTTGCGAGAATTGCAGACATATGGGGGCAAATTACAGACCAAGCTGGCGCTAAAGTTGGTGACCCTAACGTTTCTCAGAACAACGGAGCTGCGTGCGGGAAAATGGGATGAACTCGAAGACCTCAATGGAATATCACCTCAATGGCGAATCCCTGCTGACAGAATGAAGATGCGCTTAGAGCACATAGTTCCGTTGTCCACCCAAGCGGTACAACTACTAAAAGAACTTCGCGTCTTGGCGGGAAAGAGCGACCATATCTTTCCATCAGCAGGCAAGGAGCGATGCATGTCTAGCAACACCATGCTTTATGCTCTCTATAGGATGGGCTATCATGGTCGCGCGACAACACACGGGTTTCGCGGTGTGGCTTCCACAATTTTGAACGAAAGCAATTTGTTTAATCGTGACTGGATTGAACGTCAGCTCGCGCACGTCGAACGAAACGAAGTAAGGCGCGCCTACAATGCGGCTGAATGGCTGCCAGACCGGCGGAAAATGATGCAGTGGTGGTCCGACTATTTATCGCAGCTTCAGCCTACCACTTGCTAG
- the ppk2 gene encoding polyphosphate kinase 2, with translation MAKTIKTRHKKSGHGRYEAELRELQIELVKIQKHVIKHDHKVLVIFEGRDASGKDGTIKRIVEHLSPRETRVVALGKPTDRDSTSWYFQRYVSHLPAAQELVLFNRSWYNRAGVERVMKFCTNREYERFLEDVLPFEHMLIGAGIQILKYYLDISKKEQKRRLRDRRHDPLKQWKTSPIDDVALKHWDDYTEARDQILARTSSPLSPWIVVRADNKHTAHLNVIRDLLARLACPQTDKHLAVPDLDVVFPYDEALAGLLAA, from the coding sequence ATGGCGAAAACCATAAAGACGCGTCACAAGAAAAGTGGCCACGGACGATACGAGGCAGAGTTACGCGAGCTCCAGATTGAACTCGTCAAGATTCAAAAGCACGTCATCAAGCACGACCACAAGGTGCTGGTGATATTCGAAGGGCGTGACGCAAGTGGAAAGGACGGGACGATCAAGCGGATCGTCGAGCACCTCAGCCCACGGGAAACCCGCGTTGTGGCTCTTGGCAAGCCAACTGACCGGGACAGCACCTCCTGGTACTTTCAGCGCTATGTGTCGCATTTGCCCGCTGCCCAGGAATTGGTTCTCTTCAATCGAAGCTGGTACAATCGGGCGGGTGTAGAGCGGGTGATGAAATTCTGCACTAACCGGGAGTATGAGCGCTTCTTGGAAGATGTCCTTCCCTTCGAGCACATGCTAATCGGGGCCGGAATCCAGATTCTGAAATACTACCTCGACATCAGCAAGAAAGAACAGAAGCGGCGACTTAGGGACCGGCGGCATGACCCGCTCAAGCAGTGGAAGACAAGTCCAATCGATGACGTCGCGTTGAAACATTGGGATGACTACACTGAGGCGCGGGATCAAATCTTGGCGCGAACCTCAAGCCCGCTGTCACCCTGGATCGTGGTTCGGGCAGACAATAAGCACACTGCGCACTTGAACGTCATTCGAGACTTGCTTGCGCGTTTGGCCTGCCCGCAGACCGACAAGCATCTGGCGGTGCCGGATCTCGACGTCGTTTTTCCATACGATGAGGCGCTGGCCGGGCTGCTCGCGGCATGA
- a CDS encoding copper-binding protein yields MNSNKFAAATMILSLLASTAVFAEDAMVNGEVKKVDETAKKITLKHGAIKNLGMDEDGMTMVFKVQDPAMLKQVKAGDKVQFTAERGSDGIAITKIQKSK; encoded by the coding sequence ATGAATAGCAACAAATTCGCAGCAGCGACCATGATCCTTTCCCTCCTTGCTTCGACCGCCGTCTTCGCAGAGGACGCGATGGTCAACGGCGAAGTGAAGAAGGTCGACGAGACCGCGAAGAAAATCACGCTCAAGCACGGCGCGATCAAGAACCTGGGCATGGACGAGGACGGCATGACGATGGTCTTCAAGGTCCAGGATCCCGCGATGCTCAAGCAGGTGAAGGCCGGCGACAAGGTTCAGTTCACGGCCGAGCGTGGCAGCGACGGCATTGCCATCACCAAGATCCAGAAGTCCAAATAG
- a CDS encoding site-specific integrase, with amino-acid sequence MPRKCKGARLHLRPARRDSAGKITHHPTWVIRDGTSYRATGCAEREVAKAEQALKEYIALKYRPERREQDIDKIPVADVLSIFIDDRPDLYVENPNAPKFLKRIERLNNFWKAMMLSAVNGETCRAYAHDRGNRGGARRDLEDLRAAIGHHTFEGLHRGTIRVVLPKKGQPRDRWLTRSEAARLIWACWRARETQTIHRGPNKGHKVVTDKRPLRHVARFIVIGIYSGTRAGAIASASPIPAVGRSFVDLDRGMYYRRALGAAETNKRQTPMPIPPRLLAHLRRWHRKGIIRSHFVEWHGEAVKSVKTGFAKAVLLSHIEHASPHTLRHTAATWLMQNGTIPWEAAGYLGMSVETLLRVYGHHHPDYLKDAVAKMTAKPTASASPQKRQDKTNTSAIKVQ; translated from the coding sequence ATGCCGCGTAAATGCAAAGGTGCCCGGCTCCATCTTCGACCAGCACGACGCGACAGCGCCGGAAAGATTACCCACCACCCTACGTGGGTCATCCGAGACGGAACGAGCTATCGCGCCACCGGATGCGCTGAGCGCGAAGTTGCGAAGGCTGAGCAAGCCCTCAAAGAATACATCGCTCTAAAATATAGACCAGAGCGAAGAGAACAGGACATTGACAAAATCCCGGTTGCCGATGTGCTCTCGATTTTCATCGATGACCGGCCCGACCTCTACGTCGAGAATCCCAACGCTCCGAAATTTCTTAAACGCATTGAGCGGTTGAACAATTTCTGGAAAGCGATGATGCTTTCTGCGGTCAACGGAGAAACGTGTAGAGCCTATGCGCACGACCGGGGCAACAGGGGTGGCGCTCGCCGTGACCTGGAGGACTTGCGGGCCGCTATCGGGCACCACACCTTTGAGGGCTTGCATCGCGGTACTATCAGGGTCGTCTTGCCCAAAAAAGGCCAGCCCCGCGACCGCTGGCTCACTCGTTCGGAGGCTGCCCGGCTAATATGGGCATGCTGGCGCGCTCGTGAGACTCAAACAATTCATCGCGGACCGAATAAGGGCCATAAGGTCGTCACGGACAAAAGACCTCTAAGGCATGTAGCACGGTTCATCGTGATCGGCATCTACAGCGGCACCCGCGCCGGTGCAATAGCTTCAGCTTCACCAATCCCAGCCGTAGGCCGGTCATTTGTAGACCTTGATCGAGGAATGTATTACCGGCGCGCACTAGGCGCTGCTGAGACGAACAAGCGCCAGACGCCGATGCCTATCCCGCCGCGCCTGCTAGCTCACCTGCGCCGATGGCACCGCAAGGGCATCATCCGGTCGCATTTCGTGGAGTGGCACGGAGAGGCCGTCAAATCGGTCAAGACGGGATTTGCCAAAGCCGTGTTGTTATCTCATATCGAGCATGCTTCCCCGCACACCTTACGCCACACGGCAGCTACATGGCTGATGCAGAACGGGACCATTCCTTGGGAGGCTGCTGGCTATCTCGGGATGTCGGTCGAAACTCTGCTTCGCGTCTACGGTCATCACCATCCAGATTATTTGAAGGATGCTGTAGCGAAGATGACGGCAAAACCTACCGCCTCAGCTTCGCCACAGAAACGGCAGGATAAAACGAACACGAGCGCCATCAAGGTTCAATAA
- the copD gene encoding copper homeostasis membrane protein CopD — MIDLGLVLARFLHYVACTTLAGAAFFPLYAYDGAEPETLARWRSKVMLWSSVLALASGLAWFAFVVANMSGALADVADPEIVGSVVRDTGFGVVWTARMLVAAVLVAVTILQSSARTSMGGNLVASFLAAGLLASLAGTGHSQVEEGWQGLLHIGADVAHLLAAGAWLGGLAPLGFILLGRAGSRAGPGAIDGVLMRFSGMGYAAVATLVGTGLVNSWLLVGSVSSLVHSVYGQILMAKLAFFAGMLALAAANRFWLVPALEASGHGAAVGSDVWRNKLRNHVLSEQGLGLLVLLSVSVLGTIRPAIGQ; from the coding sequence ATGATCGATCTCGGGCTCGTCCTCGCACGCTTCCTGCACTACGTGGCATGCACCACGTTGGCTGGAGCGGCGTTCTTCCCTCTCTACGCCTACGACGGCGCTGAGCCCGAGACGCTCGCCCGTTGGAGGAGCAAGGTCATGCTTTGGTCCTCGGTACTCGCTCTCGCGAGCGGCCTTGCCTGGTTCGCCTTCGTAGTCGCCAACATGAGCGGCGCGCTCGCGGACGTCGCCGATCCCGAGATCGTCGGTTCGGTCGTCCGCGATACAGGCTTCGGCGTGGTGTGGACGGCGCGCATGTTGGTCGCGGCGGTGCTCGTCGCGGTCACGATCCTGCAGTCGTCGGCGCGCACTTCAATGGGCGGCAATCTGGTGGCGTCCTTCCTCGCCGCCGGACTTCTCGCGTCGCTTGCCGGCACCGGGCACTCCCAGGTCGAAGAAGGGTGGCAAGGCCTGCTGCACATAGGCGCCGACGTCGCGCACCTCCTCGCCGCTGGCGCGTGGCTCGGAGGGCTGGCGCCTCTCGGCTTCATCCTGCTCGGCCGCGCCGGGTCGAGGGCGGGCCCTGGTGCCATCGACGGCGTGCTGATGCGTTTCTCCGGCATGGGATATGCCGCCGTTGCGACGCTCGTCGGAACCGGCCTGGTGAATAGCTGGCTGCTTGTCGGGTCCGTGTCCAGTCTGGTGCACAGCGTCTATGGGCAGATACTGATGGCGAAACTGGCGTTCTTCGCGGGGATGCTGGCGCTCGCCGCGGCCAACCGGTTCTGGCTGGTGCCGGCACTGGAAGCGTCCGGACACGGCGCCGCCGTCGGCTCCGACGTCTGGCGAAACAAATTGCGGAATCACGTGTTGAGCGAACAGGGTCTGGGCCTGCTCGTCCTGTTGAGCGTGAGCGTCCTCGGAACAATCCGGCCGGCAATCGGACAATGA
- the copC gene encoding copper homeostasis periplasmic binding protein CopC — MSNLARIAVAAIAAMALTPGVAQAHPEFQSAEPAAGKSSAPPKQIRILFNESVIPQFSGIELKDQSGMAIAVGKATTDPTNRKLMIVPLKDHLAPGDYKVEWHAVSDDTHKVKGSYSFGVAR; from the coding sequence ATGTCTAATCTCGCCCGCATCGCCGTCGCCGCTATTGCCGCGATGGCACTCACGCCCGGCGTCGCTCAGGCTCACCCCGAATTTCAATCGGCGGAACCTGCCGCCGGGAAGTCGTCGGCACCGCCGAAGCAGATCCGCATCCTGTTCAACGAGAGCGTAATTCCGCAGTTCTCCGGCATCGAATTGAAGGACCAGTCCGGAATGGCGATCGCAGTCGGAAAGGCGACTACCGATCCGACCAACAGGAAGCTGATGATCGTGCCGCTCAAGGACCATTTGGCACCGGGCGACTATAAGGTCGAGTGGCACGCCGTGTCAGACGACACCCACAAAGTGAAGGGCAGCTACTCCTTCGGCGTGGCGCGCTGA
- a CDS encoding metal-sensitive transcriptional regulator produces MQDDIKVSVKKRLGRIEGQVRGLSKMVEEDRYCIDVVTQISAVRAALRRVEEEVLKDHVSHCVEHAIASGDKADQRQKIAELMAVVGRAER; encoded by the coding sequence ATGCAGGATGACATTAAGGTTTCCGTGAAAAAACGCCTCGGCCGGATCGAGGGACAGGTCCGTGGGCTGTCGAAGATGGTCGAAGAGGATCGCTATTGCATCGACGTCGTGACGCAGATCTCGGCTGTCCGAGCCGCGTTGCGACGCGTTGAAGAAGAGGTACTTAAAGACCATGTCTCGCATTGCGTGGAACATGCCATCGCGAGCGGCGACAAGGCCGATCAGCGCCAGAAGATCGCCGAACTGATGGCCGTGGTCGGACGAGCGGAACGATGA
- a CDS encoding TolC family protein: MSDTHHIRRRTPARRGSRPAAAAVLLSSLFLSGCATFSPDAGMGVVAGVAGETIKKDVISIKTQDDALRADGAVKSLLRRSLTVDSAVQVALLSNRGLQAAYNELALAETDLVADTLPPNPTFSISRISGSGAVEIERQIVGDILALATLPFRSEIARQRFQKAQLRAAEDTLRLAADVRRAYYRTVAANELVGLLTDAKSTAESTAQLAGKLGQTGSLNKLDQAREQVFYAKTTADLATMRQEATTSRERLIRLLGLWDGDIGIKLPQRLPPLPRRPLFLPGIEVDAVTHRIDLQIARIELAALAKSLNLTQASRFVTMLDVAGIDRKTRDAEGAPFRERGFDIQFQIPIYDGGEVRVRQATETYNQSFNLLTEKAVNVRSEARDAFRVYRSTYDIAGHYQREVIPLRKIISDEMQLRFGSMQVDVFALLTEARQRIAALRAAIEAKRDFWLSQSELQTAVNGGGRSEYQPGTKSSTTAQASGGGGH, encoded by the coding sequence ATGTCCGACACGCATCATATCCGCCGCCGTACGCCCGCCCGTCGCGGCTCCAGGCCCGCAGCGGCCGCAGTCCTGCTTTCGTCGCTCTTCCTCTCCGGATGCGCTACCTTCTCACCTGATGCCGGCATGGGCGTCGTCGCAGGCGTCGCCGGCGAGACGATCAAGAAGGACGTCATCTCGATCAAGACGCAGGACGACGCGCTGCGCGCCGACGGTGCGGTCAAGAGCCTGCTTCGGCGCTCGCTGACGGTGGACAGCGCGGTGCAGGTCGCGCTGCTCAGCAACCGCGGGCTCCAGGCCGCATACAACGAATTGGCGCTCGCCGAGACCGACCTCGTCGCGGACACTCTGCCGCCCAACCCGACGTTCTCCATATCCCGCATCTCCGGAAGCGGAGCGGTCGAGATCGAGCGCCAGATCGTGGGAGACATCCTCGCTCTCGCAACGCTGCCGTTTCGTTCGGAGATCGCCCGCCAGCGCTTCCAGAAGGCGCAACTGCGCGCTGCCGAAGACACGCTGCGGCTCGCCGCGGACGTCCGCCGCGCTTATTATAGGACGGTGGCCGCCAACGAACTCGTCGGCCTTTTGACCGACGCCAAGTCGACGGCCGAATCCACGGCCCAGCTTGCGGGCAAGCTCGGCCAGACCGGGTCGCTCAACAAGCTCGACCAGGCCCGCGAGCAAGTATTCTATGCGAAAACGACGGCCGATCTGGCGACCATGCGACAGGAGGCGACGACCTCCCGCGAGCGGCTGATCCGTCTGCTAGGTCTCTGGGATGGCGACATCGGTATTAAGCTTCCGCAGCGGCTTCCGCCCCTCCCGCGCCGTCCGTTGTTTCTTCCGGGCATCGAGGTCGACGCCGTCACCCACCGCATCGATCTGCAGATCGCGCGCATCGAACTCGCCGCGCTTGCAAAGTCGCTGAACCTCACCCAGGCCAGCCGGTTCGTGACGATGCTCGACGTCGCCGGCATCGACCGCAAGACCCGCGATGCTGAGGGGGCGCCGTTTCGGGAGCGGGGCTTCGACATCCAGTTCCAGATCCCGATCTACGACGGCGGCGAAGTTCGCGTGCGCCAGGCTACCGAAACCTACAATCAGTCGTTCAACCTGCTGACCGAGAAGGCGGTGAACGTCCGCTCGGAGGCGCGCGACGCTTTCCGGGTTTACCGCTCCACCTACGACATCGCCGGCCACTACCAGCGCGAGGTCATTCCGCTACGCAAGATCATCTCGGACGAGATGCAATTGCGCTTCGGGAGCATGCAGGTCGACGTGTTCGCCCTGTTGACGGAGGCACGGCAACGTATCGCGGCGCTGCGCGCTGCCATCGAGGCCAAACGCGACTTCTGGCTTTCGCAATCCGAGCTACAGACCGCGGTCAACGGCGGCGGTCGCAGTGAATACCAACCCGGAACCAAGTCGTCGACGACCGCGCAGGCGTCCGGCGGCGGGGGGCATTGA
- a CDS encoding Arm DNA-binding domain-containing protein, translating into MPLSDLKCRNVKEQSTSQKLSDVGGLHLLVNTNGSKYWRLAYRWQSKQRTLALEAD; encoded by the coding sequence ATGCCTCTCAGCGACCTAAAGTGCAGAAATGTGAAAGAGCAATCAACGTCGCAGAAGCTTTCGGACGTCGGTGGACTGCATCTTCTCGTCAACACCAACGGGTCGAAGTACTGGCGCTTGGCTTACCGATGGCAGAGTAAACAGCGGACGCTTGCCTTAGAGGCTGACTGA
- a CDS encoding Bax inhibitor-1/YccA family protein, producing the protein MTDDHATHVTELSSPKPLRAQIDAGLRQFLLSVYNYMGSGLVLTGLVAYGAAETGLYTSLVQMPVLFWGVVLAPLALVFFLSFRIEKMSLGTAQASFWAYAALVGLSLAGLVLAYTGVSIARTFFITAATFLAMSLYGYTTRTDLSRVGSFLLMGLFGIIIASLVNMFLASSALQFAISVIGVVVFVGLTAYDTQRIKNIYLESDDSVTAGKKTIMGALTLYLDFLNLFILLLQLTGNRRQ; encoded by the coding sequence ATGACCGACGATCACGCGACCCATGTAACGGAGCTTTCGAGTCCAAAGCCTTTGCGAGCGCAGATAGACGCCGGTTTGCGGCAATTTCTGCTGAGCGTCTACAACTACATGGGATCGGGCTTGGTACTTACCGGGCTTGTTGCCTATGGCGCGGCCGAAACAGGCCTTTACACCTCGCTGGTGCAGATGCCGGTGCTCTTCTGGGGCGTCGTGCTGGCGCCGCTGGCGCTGGTATTCTTTTTGAGCTTCCGCATCGAGAAGATGAGCCTCGGCACCGCACAGGCTTCCTTTTGGGCCTATGCCGCTCTCGTGGGCCTGTCTCTTGCGGGGCTCGTCCTGGCCTATACCGGCGTCAGTATCGCTCGCACTTTCTTCATCACCGCGGCAACCTTCCTCGCCATGAGCCTTTATGGCTACACGACGCGAACAGATCTTTCCCGCGTTGGTTCGTTCCTGTTAATGGGGCTTTTCGGAATCATCATCGCCAGCCTGGTGAACATGTTTCTGGCGTCATCGGCTCTGCAATTCGCGATCTCAGTGATCGGAGTTGTCGTGTTCGTCGGGCTGACCGCCTACGACACGCAGCGCATCAAGAACATCTACCTGGAGAGTGATGATTCCGTCACCGCCGGGAAGAAGACCATCATGGGCGCGCTTACCCTTTACCTCGACTTCCTCAACTTGTTTATCCTCCTGCTGCAGCTCACTGGCAATCGACGTCAATAA
- a CDS encoding IS5 family transposase — protein MVWTEITRRHYRRASLRYESDTTDAEWFVMEPLLPPASALGRPRATDMRTVMDAILYIASTGCQWRQLPKDFPPYSTVQGYFYAWSRGGLFASLNYTLVMASREAAGREASPTAGVIDSQSVKTTESGGPRGYDAGKKIKGRKRHIVTDTQGNLVGLVVHEASIQDRDGAPCVLASIRYRYPWLRHIFADGGYAGDKLRQALKRIGNWTIEIIKRSDREQGFEILPRRWVVERTFGWLGRCRRLAKDFETTIASAVAWAFVAHIRVLIRRLAKA, from the coding sequence ATGGTCTGGACTGAAATCACCCGCCGACACTATAGGCGGGCGAGCTTGCGATATGAAAGCGATACGACGGATGCCGAGTGGTTTGTGATGGAGCCGCTTCTGCCGCCTGCTTCGGCGCTCGGTCGCCCGCGTGCGACAGATATGCGAACGGTGATGGATGCGATCCTGTATATTGCGTCGACCGGCTGCCAATGGCGGCAGTTGCCCAAGGATTTCCCGCCCTACTCGACGGTGCAGGGCTATTTCTACGCGTGGTCGCGCGGCGGACTGTTTGCGTCGCTGAACTACACGCTCGTGATGGCCTCGCGCGAGGCGGCTGGCCGAGAGGCGAGCCCAACGGCCGGAGTGATTGACAGCCAGTCGGTGAAAACCACGGAAAGCGGCGGCCCCCGGGGCTATGATGCAGGTAAGAAAATCAAGGGCCGCAAGCGCCACATCGTCACCGACACGCAAGGAAACTTGGTCGGGCTGGTCGTGCACGAAGCCAGCATTCAGGACCGTGATGGTGCCCCGTGCGTTCTTGCTTCGATACGTTATCGCTATCCGTGGCTGCGCCATATTTTTGCCGATGGTGGCTATGCCGGAGATAAGCTGCGTCAAGCTTTGAAGCGCATCGGCAATTGGACGATAGAAATCATAAAACGATCCGACAGGGAGCAGGGCTTCGAAATCCTACCGCGCCGATGGGTCGTCGAACGAACGTTCGGATGGCTCGGTCGCTGCCGCAGATTGGCAAAGGACTTCGAGACCACAATCGCCAGCGCCGTTGCCTGGGCGTTCGTCGCTCACATTCGCGTCCTTATAAGACGGCTTGCAAAAGCCTGA
- a CDS encoding CHAD domain-containing protein: MLWAGSAGLLQGQGLQQTNSDYPTIKLEIEMNRGSSANLLLPADGLDRVEVRGAPTKSGRSDALVGGEEPSSFKAEQIELKPEMPAAEAFQTVARACIRQFRLNEPMLIARRSVEPLHQARVAMRRLRSALSLFKPVVADQEYERFKRGLRDLSEAD; this comes from the coding sequence ATGCTCTGGGCAGGTTCAGCCGGCTTGTTGCAAGGCCAGGGGCTGCAGCAAACAAACTCGGATTACCCGACAATAAAGTTAGAAATAGAAATGAACCGCGGTTCATCGGCCAACTTGTTGTTGCCGGCCGACGGCCTCGACCGCGTAGAGGTCCGTGGCGCGCCCACCAAATCTGGGCGTAGCGACGCGTTGGTGGGCGGCGAGGAGCCGAGTTCATTCAAGGCCGAGCAAATCGAATTAAAGCCCGAAATGCCGGCCGCTGAGGCTTTCCAGACTGTTGCTCGTGCCTGTATCCGGCAATTTCGTCTCAATGAGCCCATGCTTATAGCGCGCCGGTCAGTGGAGCCGCTGCATCAGGCGCGTGTGGCAATGCGGCGACTGCGGTCAGCGCTATCGCTATTCAAACCCGTTGTGGCGGATCAAGAATACGAACGTTTCAAACGCGGCTTGCGCGATCTCTCAGAGGCTGACTGA
- a CDS encoding YHS domain-containing protein, giving the protein MTETQKANSHGGCGCSSKAPATPEESVSAASCCGGSANGKSHGHEDHDQVPEAGRKTIDPVCGMTVDPTSSEHRFEHSGETYHFCSAGCRTKFAAAPESFLSKSLTHNEFV; this is encoded by the coding sequence ATGACCGAGACGCAGAAAGCAAATTCGCACGGGGGTTGTGGGTGTTCATCGAAGGCTCCGGCGACGCCTGAAGAGTCGGTTTCGGCAGCGTCTTGCTGCGGAGGTTCCGCCAATGGCAAATCCCACGGCCATGAGGATCACGACCAAGTCCCCGAAGCCGGGCGCAAGACGATAGACCCCGTCTGCGGCATGACCGTCGATCCGACGTCGAGCGAACACCGGTTCGAGCACAGCGGCGAAACTTATCACTTCTGTTCCGCTGGCTGCCGAACGAAGTTCGCGGCTGCTCCGGAGAGCTTCTTATCTAAGAGTCTGACTCATAATGAATTCGTTTGA
- a CDS encoding multicopper oxidase family protein, with the protein MLSRRNFLGTATALAGAAAITGRAQAASIPEAPTMEKVTMQPPLHPTSGPDYNPVVTLNGWTLPWRMNGDWKEFHLVAEPVEREFAEGMKAHLWGYNGQSPGPTIETVEGDKVRIFVTNKLPEHTTVHWHGVILPAGMDGVGGLSQPHIPPGKTFVYEFEMKHSGTFMYHPHSDEMVQMAMGMMGMIVVHPRDKSFRPVDRDFVFIMSSYDIDPGTYLPKVTEMTNFNMWAWNSRVFPGIDPLAVRLGDRVRVRMGNLTMTNHPIHLHGHNFAVSCTDGGWVPESAQWPEVTSDIPVGAIRAFDFTADNPGDWAFHCHKSHHTMNSMGHDVRNLIGVNKKDLAKVLGKLAPDAMVMGTTGGAMGEMEMPMPDNTLPMMTGSGQFGPIEMGGMFTVMKIREGLARDDYKDPGPYDFPKGTVAYQVDAPQSTAPRQINDKVKATPAAPQEMKGMNMKGMKGM; encoded by the coding sequence ATGTTGTCCCGCAGAAACTTCCTCGGCACCGCCACAGCTCTCGCTGGCGCGGCCGCCATCACCGGCCGCGCGCAGGCGGCAAGCATTCCCGAAGCCCCGACGATGGAGAAGGTCACAATGCAGCCGCCACTGCATCCGACCAGCGGTCCCGACTACAATCCCGTGGTCACGCTGAACGGTTGGACCCTGCCGTGGCGGATGAATGGCGACTGGAAAGAATTCCATCTCGTCGCCGAGCCGGTCGAACGCGAATTCGCCGAAGGCATGAAGGCGCATCTATGGGGCTACAACGGTCAGTCGCCGGGTCCCACCATCGAGACCGTGGAAGGCGACAAGGTCCGGATTTTCGTCACCAACAAGCTGCCCGAGCACACGACGGTGCACTGGCACGGGGTCATCCTGCCGGCCGGGATGGACGGCGTGGGCGGCCTGAGCCAGCCGCACATCCCGCCGGGCAAGACGTTCGTCTACGAATTCGAGATGAAGCACAGCGGCACGTTCATGTACCACCCGCATTCGGACGAGATGGTTCAGATGGCGATGGGAATGATGGGGATGATCGTCGTGCATCCGCGCGACAAATCGTTCCGGCCCGTCGACCGCGACTTCGTCTTCATCATGAGCAGCTATGACATCGATCCCGGCACCTATCTGCCGAAGGTCACCGAGATGACCAACTTCAACATGTGGGCCTGGAATAGCCGTGTGTTTCCCGGCATTGATCCGTTGGCTGTGCGCTTGGGCGACCGCGTCCGGGTCCGCATGGGCAACCTGACGATGACCAACCATCCGATCCATCTCCATGGACACAATTTTGCCGTCAGTTGTACGGACGGCGGCTGGGTGCCCGAGAGCGCGCAGTGGCCTGAAGTCACGTCCGACATTCCCGTGGGCGCGATCCGCGCGTTCGACTTCACCGCCGACAATCCCGGCGACTGGGCGTTCCACTGTCACAAGTCGCATCACACCATGAATTCCATGGGCCACGACGTCCGCAATCTGATCGGGGTCAACAAGAAGGATCTGGCGAAGGTCCTGGGCAAGCTCGCTCCCGACGCGATGGTGATGGGAACGACCGGCGGTGCCATGGGCGAGATGGAGATGCCGATGCCCGACAACACGTTGCCGATGATGACGGGCTCCGGGCAGTTCGGCCCGATCGAGATGGGTGGGATGTTCACCGTCATGAAGATCCGCGAGGGCCTCGCGCGCGACGACTACAAGGATCCAGGTCCCTACGACTTCCCGAAAGGCACCGTCGCCTATCAAGTCGACGCGCCGCAGAGCACCGCGCCGCGTCAGATCAATGACAAGGTTAAAGCCACGCCTGCGGCCCCGCAGGAGATGAAGGGCATGAACATGAAGGGGATGAAAGGGATGTGA
- a CDS encoding DUF305 domain-containing protein → MSYARFGAMIVVSTVVMFGLMYLNTYAIDHVFFSQTRMWMAFVMGAVMAAIMLTFMMKMYPDKRTNTGIFLGSALIFVVALWLVRGQQTVDDVSYMKAMIPHHSIAIMTSERAHIRDPRVRKLADGIIEAQVREIAEMKQLIADLGRNAPPAGAPDLPARSPK, encoded by the coding sequence ATGAGCTATGCGCGCTTCGGCGCAATGATCGTCGTCTCCACGGTGGTGATGTTCGGCCTCATGTATCTCAACACATATGCGATCGACCACGTGTTCTTCAGCCAGACCCGGATGTGGATGGCCTTCGTGATGGGCGCAGTGATGGCGGCGATCATGCTTACCTTCATGATGAAGATGTATCCGGACAAGCGGACCAATACCGGGATCTTCCTCGGCAGCGCGCTGATTTTCGTGGTCGCGTTGTGGCTGGTCCGCGGCCAGCAGACCGTCGACGATGTCTCCTACATGAAGGCAATGATTCCGCACCATTCGATCGCCATCATGACGAGCGAGCGCGCTCATATCCGCGATCCGCGCGTGCGCAAGCTCGCCGACGGAATCATTGAGGCGCAGGTGAGGGAAATCGCTGAAATGAAGCAGCTGATCGCAGACCTTGGCCGCAACGCGCCGCCCGCCGGAGCGCCCGACCTGCCAGCGCGCTCTCCGAAATGA